The genome window CGATCTCGTTCATGGTGGATCGGTTATAAAAATGATGCGAATCGATCAGGATGAGCGATTTGACATCCCTGTTGTTGGACCCCATACCCTTCAAGTGATGGCAAAGGCAGGACAGACAAGTTTAGCTCTTGAAGTAGAACGTACTCTTCTGCTTGAAAAGGAGCATTTTCTTGATCTTGCCGCCAACTTGGATATTGCCGTTGTAGGGGTAGACTCGTGTCTATCTTCATAAGTTGTGGCGAACCTTCTGGAGACTATTACGCTGGATTGATTATAAAGGCTCTTCGAGAATCTACAGAAGAGCCTATTGTAGGTATGCTAGGCAAAGAAGGAATAAAAGCGACAGGAACTGCTCTGTGGTCTATTGATCAATTAAGTCTTATGGGAAGTTCTGATATTGTTGCTGCTATTCCTCGTTTATGGCGTTTAAAAAACACTATAGCGAGTTATATTGTTAGAGAACAACCTCGAAGAGTTATTGTCATCGACAGTCCTGATTTTCACCTTCCTCTTGTTCGTACCCTTCGGAAAAAAGGTTTTAGAAATCCCGTTATTTATGTTGCTCCTCCCACAGTGTGGGCGTGGAGAAAGAAGCGGGTTAAAGCGTTACGCCGATATTGTACATTTATGTTGCCACTATTAGGTTTTGAGCACAGGTATTTACGTGACCACAATGTTCCCTCTGTTTGGGTGGGACACCCTTTTCTTGATTTGAAAAATTTTTCTTTTACAGATCCTTCTAGCAATATAATTGCCCTTTTGCCTGGCAGTCGAAAGAGCGAAGTAGAACGATTATTGCCGGTGCTCAAAGAATGCGCTTCCCAATTTCATGAAATGGGCTATCAGCCAGTTTTTTCCATCGCTCCAGGTCTTTCTTCTAAGATTAAGAAGAAGATGAAAGAGGAGTTACATGAGTGGCAATTTTTCGAGGGTAATGGCAAAGAGTTAATGAAGCAGAGCTGCATTGTAATAGGAGCAAGCGGCACTGTTGCATTGGAGGCCATGATGGTAAATCGTTTTATGATTGTCATATATAAAGGGTCTTGGCTATCATGGCGTATTTATAAAAATTTTGTTAAGACCCCTTGGGTCTCTTTACCCAATATTATGGCTCAAGAAAAGATATATCCTGAACTTTTACAGGAAGATGCTTCTTGTAAGAATATAATGAAAGAAGCTACAAATTATTTACAGGACAGAAAGGTGCAACAAGAAAAACATGAAGCTCTAAAAAGAGCCAGAGACGATATGGGAAAACCAGGAGCTCTTGCTCTTTGGCAAAAGGTTATTTTAGAGGGGGAACGGCAGTGATATCCGTCACCTTGTTGGTTAATGGGCCAGGAGAGCTTTGGGGTTGGTGCAGACCGTTAGCTCAAGAATTGAAACGTCAGAAAAAACATGTGACAATTTGGCTTCTTCCTTGCCAATTCGCAAGTGGGCGGGAAGCAGAGGCTGCTGTGACTATCGGTGCAGATGAAGTCAAAGGTCCCTATTCAGCGACTGAAACATTGAGAGCTTTGAAGAATCATCAAACTGATGTTGTTCTTCAAATGGGAGGGGATCTTCTCTTTGGTCATCACATTGCTCGAAAGCGAGATGTCCCTCTTTTTTGTTATACATACGGACAGAAAAAGGGGTTGCATCACTGTAACGCAGTTTTTACAGCCTATGAAGCTATGGCACGACAGATATCATCAGAAACTATTATTGTTGGCGATCTTGTGAAGGAAGGGGTTTTTATGGACGAAGGGCCCTCCCCATGGCAAGATGAAGATGGTGTAAAATTAGTTTTTTTCCCTGGAAGTCGTCCGGCAATACGGAATAAAGCGTTGCCTTTTTTGTCAGAAGTAACGTATTTGTTGAGAGAAAAAATAGAAACATTGCAAGTAACAACGTTGTTATCCCCATTCTCAAAGATAGAAGAACAAAAAATGTGGGAAGATGAAGGGATGAATCCTTCTATTACGGGAACAGGAATAGTTTTGAAAGAGGCGGATATTGCTTTAACGCAGCCTGGAACTAATACTTTAGAACTAATGCATATGTCTGTTCCAACTCTTGTGGCAGTTCCTTTTGCCTTTTTAAGGGAAATTCCATTAAGTGGAATAAAAAGTTTTATCACGTCGTTACCAACGATAGGCCCTGCAATAAAGGAAAAGATACTACGAAGTAAAGCTGCTCACAGAACGACATATTTGGCGTGGCCAAACCGTTTGGTAAAAAAACAGATAATGAGAGAAAGTGTAGGAGAATTACATCCTTCGGATGTTGCCAACGAACTATATGATTTATGGCAGAATAGAGAGGCTTTCGAAGTTCAAAAGACACAACTTTTAAAGTTATCGCAACAATCTCGAGACATGCCTTCGAAAAGTATAAGCGCCATGATTGAAAGGCTGTGTGTGCATGAATAAAAAACATATCTACCTTCGACTTTTACAATATACACGTCCCTACTTGCCTCGGCTCTTTGCAGCTCTCGGCTGTATGGTATTGGCGTCTGCCTTTACCGTAATTCCGCCGTGGCTTTTAAAGAATGTTGTTGATGATGTGCTGATCGCCAAAAAGATGGATGTCCTTAATGTCCTCGCAATAGGCCTTGTTGCCATCTTTGTTGGAAAGGGTGCTGCTTCCTATGGGCATCAATATCTTATGAACTGGGTAGGACAGCACGTCGTAATGGATCTTCGTGTTCGTCTTTATGATCATATGCAACGAATGTCTCTCCGTTATATTTATGGGAAACGCGTGGGAGAACTTATGTCGCGTATTACGAACGATGTGACTGTTTTACAGAATATGGTGACATCTGTTGTTGTGGATCTTGTTGTTCAGGGAATAACATTTTTGGGAATGCTCGGATTCCTTATATATATAAATTGGCGTCTCACGCTTATGACCTTTGCCATTCTACCTTTAACATTTTTGATTCTTGATCATGCATCGAAAAAACTTCGTATCGTAGGGCACACCATCCAAGAAGAGCTTGCAAGGTTATCTGCCATTGTCCAAGAGGCGTTGTCAGCTATTCGCATCGTTCGCTCATTTGTGACAGAGGATATGGAGAATGAACGCTTTAAGGGACAAAATATGTCTAACTTCAAAGCATTAATGCATGGAGTACAGGTACAATCTGCTCTTTCAGGCATTATAGAGGTTATTCTTATTGCTGCGTTGGCATTTATCCTCTGGGTTGGAGGAAGAGATGTCATACATGGAGTCTTGACGCCCGGAGAACTTATTGCCTTTTTAGGATATCTTGGATTTCTCGTGCAACCTATACGTGTCTTTACCCGTGTAATAAGCAGTATGCAGCTTGGATTGGCTGCTGGAGAGCGAATCTTTTCCATACTCGATACGCCGTGTGAAATTCACTCACCAGAAAACCCTATTCCACTTGGTGTTATTCAGGGTTCTATACAGATGGACGATGTCTGGTTTGCTTATACAGATGAACAGTGGGTTCTGAAAGGTATCTTTATGGAAGCAAAACCTGGAGAAAGAGTTGCCATTGTTGGTTCTACCGGCGGAGGAAAATCTACATTGATGGACCTTATCCCTCGTTTTTATGATCCTTCCAGGGGAACAGTACGTATAGATGGACATGACGTAAAAACTCTTGATTTGACGGAGCTTCGAAAACAGATAGGCATTGTTCCGCAGGATCCTGTTTTGATGAAAGGAAGCCTGGCTTTTAATATATCCTATGGATGTCCATCGGCTACGCAGGAAGATATTGTAAGAGCAGCTCAGATAGCCGGAATTCATACGTTTATTTCGTCTCTTCCTAAAGGATATGAAACAGAGATAGGGGAACGAGGAATAACGTTGAGCGGAGGTCAGCGACAGCGAGTAGCTATAGCCAGAGCGATCATTCGTAACCCCAGAATCCTCATTTTGGATGAGGCAACTTCATCTCTAGATGTTGCAGTAGAGAGTCAGATTCAGGAAGCTATGGAAAAGGCAATGGAAGGCCGGACTTCTTTTGTTATTGCTCATAGACTTTCCACTATTCGGAGTGCTGACAGAATTCTTGTTTTAGATAAAGGTTGCATTGCAGAAAGCGGTTCACACGAAGAACTCATTAAAAAGGGAGGAATATACCGCCACCTTTATGAGTTGCAATTTGGTGGAGAAATCAACCATGAAAGTTGTTCGTAGTTATCTCGAATGGGCGAGAGGAGAGCGCAAAGTAAGTCCATGGTCTTTGCTCGTCCCTTTAACGTGCGTATCTCACAGTTTTATACGTTCTCGGAATTTTTCTTTCGATCACGGTCTTATGGCGAGTTACGAACCCTCTATTCCAGTTATTAGTGTTGGAAATATTACACTTGGTGGAACAAATAAAACGCCATTCGTGGAAATGCTTTCTCGTCATTTTTACGATACGGGAATTAATGTTGGTATTGTAAGCCGGGGCTATGGGGGACAGACGAACGAACCTGTGGTTATTCAGGGAACATCTTTCGATAGAAATATAGTGGGAGATGAACCCCTCCTTTTAGCGTCTCGTCTGCCTTATGTACCAGTTGCTGTTTCGAGAGATCGTTTAAAAGATGTTGAGGCTCTGCAAAAATATAATGTAGAGCTTATTGTTGCTGACGATGCATTTCAACACCGGCGGCTAGGGCGAGATGTGGATATTGTGCTTGTTGATGCCTGTTGCCCTTTTGGAAATGGGCGTCTTGTTCCCGCAGGCATTTTAAGAGAACCTCCAAGTGCGCTGAAAAGAGCACATATTGTTGTTATTACAAAAGCAGATCAAGTATCAGAAAAACAACTTAGAGAGGTTCGTCAAAAACTTTTGCGCTACGTTCCCGAAGAGAGGTTATTTACATCAAGGCTAGAATTACGATGCTGGTCATTCTGGAACGGTTCCTGGCAAGATGAGATTGACTTTAATGTGAATAGACTCCCCGTTGTAGCCTTTTCTGCAATAGGAAGTCCTGGAAGTTTTCGGAGAACTCTTGAACAACAGGGGCTTAACGTTCTGAAAGAGATGCGCTTTAAAGACCACCATCGTTTTGATTACCGCGATATGGAACGCCTCATAGCACTTAAAAAAGAATTAGGAGCGTCACACCTTGTTTGTACTGAAAAAGATGTGTATAACTTGCCGGAAAGTTCTCTTGAGGAGCCCTTGCTTGTGCCCATTATTTCTACAGTTATAGACGAGGAAGAGCGTTTTTGGCATCTTTTAAGTGAAAGGCTTCGTCCCCAACTTGTTGTAGCTTCTAACGGATATGGAGAAGATGCAATGGGAGCATTGCTTGCGCAAAAGGTAAGAAAGCGTTTCCCACTTGCTCGTGTTACTTCTTTTCCCATTGTCGGAAAGGGGGAACAGTATTTAAACGCAGGTATTACTGTTGACTCTGTTACCTCCGATTCTCCTTCTGGAGGAGTTATTAAGTATCATATTTCAGATTTAATACGAGACTTGAAATCGGGTCTCGTTCGACATATTTTTTCTCAATTAAAAGCATGGCATAAGTTGCGAGGACAAATACGAACCCCGCTCTGTGTGGGGGATGTATATCTTTTGCTCCACACATTATGGGGGCAAGGGCAATTGCCAGTGCTTGTAGCCACGGCTAAAACGGTATACTTAAGTGGACATTGGCGCCTTGAACGTTTTTTATTAAAACATCGTTGTCGCCGTGTCTGGACTCGAGATGCAGAAACTGCATCAGAGCTTGTTCGCTCTCATGCAGATGCAATTTTTGCAGGGAATCCAATAATGGACCTAACATGTGATAATACTAATGGGACCTTTGAATGGCCTGGTGAAAAAGAAGTTCGGGTATTGCTTTTGCCAGGAAGTAGAAAAAGGGCGTATCACGATATGAAGTTGCTGCTTGATGCGGCCTTGATTCTTTACGATAAGGTTCCATGTGTTTTTGTAGCGGTTATAGCTCCGTCCCTCGACATAAAGCAACTTGTTGCTGCAGCTCCAGGATGGAGTCTCATGGAAAACGAAAGCGGAATAGAGAAGAATGGATTGCGCGTTTTTTTCCATTTTGGAACGTTAGTATCTGCGGCTGCTCGTGCACATATTCTTTTGGGATTGGGAGGAACGGCGAATCAGGTATGTGCTGGTTTAGGAGTTCCCGTTGTTTCTATTTATGAGAAGGGGAAACTTGTACAGAAAAAACTTCTCGGAGAATCAGAAATCCTTGTGTCACCAGATCCTCGGGTGTTGGCCGATACAGCTTTTGACATTCTTTCAAACCCGGAGCGACGTGCGGCCATGTCAGAAGAGGGGAAAAAACGTTTAGGCGGACCTGGCGCTCTGGATAATGTAGTGGAATATGTGGCACGGGAGTATGGTTGGGATCTTCGATGCCATGTGTATAAAAAAATATCCCGAAATATAAAGCAGGGGGATGACGTGTATGGTTCAACCGATACCAGTTCATGATTTTTGTATAGGAGAGAAAAAACTGACAATTATTGCTGGCCCATGCTCTTTAGAGAGTCTGGAGCTTGGCTTGGAAATAGGAGAAAAGGCAAAAGAAATATGTCATCGTTTGGGAATGAATTATATTTTTAAGGCTTCCTACGATAAGGCAAACAGAACGTCTATTCATAGCTATCGAGGTCCTGGCCTTGAAAAAGGGCTTTCGGAACTGGCTGAAATAAAAGAAAAACTTTCAGTGCCGGTCTTGACTGACATCCATGAGTCGTGGCAAGCTGAGCCCGTAGCTGAAGTGGCAGATATTTTACAGATTCCTGCCTTTCTTTGTCGACAGACCGATTTATTAGTAGCTGCAGCTCAGACGCATCGACCTCTTCATGTTAAAAAAGCTCAATTTTTAGCCCCTCACGATATGAAGCAGGTTGTGGAAAAATGCAAAGAGGCCGGAAACGATAAAGTCATTCTTTGTGAGCGTGGAACAACAATGGGGTACAACCAGCTTGTTGTTGATATGCGCTCTCTTGTGCTTATGAGAAATATGGGGTGTCCTGTCGTTTTCGATGCAACTCATAGCGTGCAGATGCCTGGTGGAAAGGGTACATCAAGTGGTGGAGACAGACGATTTGCTTTGCCTCTGGCCAGGGCTGCGGCAGCAATCGGAATTGATGGTTTATTTATAGAGACCCATCCAGACCCATCTTCAGCAAAAAGTGATGGGCCTAATATGGTTCCTTTGAAGAAGTTAGAATATTTCCTTTCTCAGATTGGCGATGTGTGGAATCTTGTAGAGAACGCCATCGGAAAAACAGATATAGATTGGGCAGAGGAGGCGTAAGCATGGTCTGTCTTCCCAGAGAACGAGCTGGAATTGAACTTGATGATGAGCGGCTTCTTTCCATAGGCCGTAATGTCTTAGAGCAAGAGGCGCTAGAACTGTCACGCAAAGCGAATGAATTGGGAATCGAGTTAGTGAAAGCGGCACGAACCATTCATTGCAGCAAAGGGCGTCTTGTCGTTATAGGTATGGGAAAGTCGGGGCTTATTGGCAGGAAAATTGCGGCAACTTTGGCTTCGTTGGGAACCCCGTCTTTTTTCCTTCACGCAGCAGAGGCTTCCCACGGAGATCTTGGAATGGTTTGTAGAGAAGATGTAGGCCTCTTTATAAGTAATAGTGGTAAGACTAAAGAGGTGGTCTCTCTGTTGCCCTTTTTCAGACGTTTGGGGGCCCCAGTGATATCGATAACGGGAGGAACATCATCTCCTCTTGCTAAAAACTCCGACATTGTATTGAACTCTGCTGTAAGTCGAGAAGCTGATCCGTTGAATCTTGCTCCTACAAGTAGTACTACTGTTCAACTTGCTATCGGTGATGCGATAGCGGGAATGGTAACTGAATTACGTGGTTTAGTGGAAGAAGATTTTGCCCTTTTCCATCCAGGTGGATCTTTGGGGCGGAGACTTTTGACCAAAGTGGAAGACGTTATGGGATCGGGACAAAAATTACCTATAGTAAAACAAAATGTTACGGTAAGCGATGCCTTATTCGAAATGACAAGCAAGGGGTACGGGGCAACGGTAATAGTCGATGCTCAGGAACATCTAGTTGGCATATTTACGGATGGAGATCTCCGTCGTCTTATAGAACGTTGTGGTGTTGAATGTTTAGAATCAGATGTTTCAAGCGCTATGACTCAAAATCCAGTAACCATAGAACCAGGGCGTCTTGCAGCTGAAGCTGTTCGCATTATGGAAGAGCGGGAGATTTCAGTAATTGTTATTGTTCGGGATAAAAAACCGCTGGGAATAATTCATCTTCATGAACTACTAAAAGCGGGGGTGGCCTGATCTGAAATACGCAACATACCGGCATCTCGTTTCGGCTGCTTATATGCTGGCCTATCCATGGCTGGCTCATAAATATAAAATGGGGCTTGATGAACGTAAAGCTTTCTATAGTGACGAGAAAAAAGAAATTTTAAGTCATAATCCCCTTTGGGTTCATGCTGTATCGGTAGGCGAAGTGCAGTCAGCTTGGCCTCTTCTTGGTGCTGTGAAAAATGATTCGAAAGATATTCCCGTTGTCTTATCAACTACAACATCTACGGGGAGGGAAATGGCTTTTAAGCTAGCTCCCGGGCTCTTTGAAACACATATCTACTATCCTTGGGATATTCCATGGATTGTTTCTCGTGCCCTTGATATTATGCAACCGCGTGCCTATGCTGTAATAGAGACAGAAATCTGGCCGAATTTGCTCAAAGAGCTTGCGAAGCGTAAGATCCCAGCCTTTCTTGTTAACGGACGTTTTTCTGAGACAACATCATCAAAGGGGAAAAAGCAGTCTGCATTTTGGAGGGACATTTTTTCTTGTTTTACCCGACTAATGGTTCGTGCTCAAAGTGATGCCGATTATTTGCTTTCATTAGGAATAGATATAAAGAAAATTATTGTTACGGGAGATTGCAAAGTTGATGCATTGGCTTTGCGTCAAAAAGCCGTCGATCTCTCGTGGGCTAGAAAAATTATAGGAGAAAAAAAGCCCATATTTTTAGCGGGCAGTACTCATACGGGCGAAGACGAAATAATACTTGAAGCTTTTTCTTTGGTGAAGGCCCGTGTTCCTGAAGCACGACTTATTATTGTGCCACGCCACCCTGAACGGGCAGAAGCAATAAGTTTGTTAGCCCAAAATGTTGCGTCTGTAGAGCGCTTGTCTTCTTTAGAAAAAGAGTGGAGTATCTTAATTGTTGATAAAATAGGAGTCCTTTTTGATCTTTATGGAATTTGCGATAGTGCTTTTATAGGGGGCAGTCTCGTTCCGAAGGGCGGGCAGAATCTTATGGAAGCTGCGATATTCGGTGTCCCTATTTGTCATGGTCCAGATATGGAAGATTTCCCGGAAGCTGCTGGGGCTCTTGGTGAGAAGAAGGTCGCAATTACAGTACATAATGCAAAAGAGATAGCGGAGTGGTGGATAAAAAGTCTTTCCCCTTCCCTTCGAGACGATGTACGGCGAGGAGCTAGACAGTATTTTGAGGGAGTGGGGGGAGCTGCACAAATATCATGGAGAGAAATACGCGAGGTGATGAGATAATGGAAGTTAATGAAAAGCTGCTGAATCAATTTTATGAGAAGTTAGATGAAAGATCGAAAACGGCTTTAGATGAAGCCGTTGAGACTATGGTGGGAGTGAAGAAAAAAGGCGGCAAAATAGTCGTTGCTACCGGAAGTGGCCCCAATATACATGAAGGAGTTACGACTCTCATCGCTGAATTAATGGATAAAGGAATTATTGATGGAGTTACAACAAGCTCTGCTGTTATTGGTCACGAAATGGCTGGCGCTCTTGATAAAGTGAAAATGTGTAATGCATCGGAGTTAGGGTTCGACGAGAAATATATGCCCCGAGGGAATGTTTTTGAGTTTACCCAGCTTACCCCTTATGAAATAGACGTTCTTCGCCAGGAAATGGTTCTTGATGAGCTTCTTCTGAGACGTGGCGAAGAGGTTGATGGTCATATTGTTTTAAAAGCGGCTGGTAATATGGCTTACCCTATGGGATTAAGAAACGAGTCTTTGGCAGCTGAAATTTTGACGGTGTGCAAGGCATACGGCCTTCCCTTCGAACTTGTTGCAGGATGGGGTGCTGATCGCCGGACAATGATTGGTATCGGTGCCGAAAAAGGATTGCCTGTACTTGTAAGCATTCCTCAGATGATAGGAAGTGGCCATATCGGAATGTCTATCGGAGATAGCATTTCTATTTTTGAAAGGTCTAAACGGATAGCTAGTATGCTTGAAAGCGCTGATATTATTATAGAATCGGCAGTAGCATTGACTCAGGAAATTCACGACGGTCCTTTTGAATGCTATACAGGTCACGGCATTTGGTCGTGGTGGAAAGGTCTTCACACATACAGTTTGCGCGATAAGAAGCTTATTCGCATAGATCTTGATGAAAACCTCAGAAAAGCTCAGGATCTGCAAAAGCAGAGCGCCATGATTCAGGAAGCCATCGATAAAGGATTGCCGAAGACCAAAATTTCTAAAATACCTTTCCGTATGGAGATGTCTGCCTTTGCCAGACATGAAGGAAGTATTCCTATAATTGGAGATATTGGTCAGGTATGGCCTCTTATGGCTTGGCGAGTTGCGAATGAACTCAATATAAATCTTGATTTTATGAGTTATTCCCAAGAAACAGAAGATGGTAAGGCAATGAGAGAATGGATTGTCAAGGAAATAAAATTCCTTGACCGAGAAAAATTACTTCAAAAAGCGAAGGAGTATCGTATTTAGCTATGAATATACTTGGCGTAATTCCTGCACGTTATGGATCAACTCGACTTCCGGGGAAACCTCTTGCTGATATTTGCGGCAAACCACTTATACAGCATGTCTATGAAAAAGCACAGTGCTCTTCCTTTTTAGGAGCTGTTATTGTGGCAACAGACGATGAAAGGATTATAGAAGCAGTGCAAGCCTTTAACGGCAATGCAGTCCTTACGTCAAAAGAGCATCCCAACGGTACATGCAGAGTGGCGGAAGTTGCTGAAAACATGAATGTGGATTACGTCATTAACATTCAGGGTGATGAGCCTCTTCTCGATCCTCGTATGATCGATGAAGTGGCCCTAGCCCTTACTGAAAACGAAGATATAGTCTCAGCGACTCTTTGTGCGCCTCTTTGTGATGAGGCTGATTTAAGTAACCCTAACGTTGTTAAAGTCGTAAGGGATTGTCGTGGTTTTGCGCTTTATTTCAGCCGTTCACCAATCCCTTATTTTAGGGTGAAGACACCTCTTCCCGTATACGAACATATAGGGATATACGGATACCGTAAAGACTTTTTGATGAAGTATGTGAAATTAGAAGCTACGCCTCTCTCTACGGCAGAATCTTTAGAGCAGTTGAAAATACTTGAGCACGGGTATTCGATGAAAGTGGTTGAGACTGCTGTATCCCATCGCGGACCAAGTGTAGATACTCTTGAAGATCTTAATGCCGTGCGTCGTATTTTAGGCTGATCGGAATCATTAAGGAGAACAAACATGCATCGACAACCTGCCCTTGTTATTATTTTGAGTGATGGAATACGAGGTCATCTTTTTCAGAGTAGAGGAATAGCTGGCTGGCTCCATAAAGAAATAGGTGCGGTCATTACAGAATATGAAGTACCTAAAGTTTTAGGGGGACGTAAGTTTCGTCTTCTCAAAATAAGAGGGCGTGCCCTACCGTCGATGAGCAAAGAAAAAATTAGAAATTGGCTTGAAGAGGCTGGAGCTGTTTCTTTATTGCAACAGTGCCAGTCTCTTTTCGATCAATATAATGTAAAACCTTGCGATACCCTTTTTATTTCAGCTGGAAGCGGGACTGCGGCATTTAATCTCGCATTATCGAAATATTTGGGTGCAAAAAGTTGTGCCTTAATGACTCCTTCTTTTATAGGTTCGGAACCTTTTGATTTTGGAGTTGTTCCACTGCATGATCGTCCGAAGAAGGCCAATAATGTTTTGCCGACTTTAGGCGCGCCTAATTCCATTTTCCCTGAGAAGTTACAGCAAGCTGCCGAAGAACTGGCCTTGCTTTATCCCTTTCAATCTGAGAATAGATGGGCGCTTCTTATTGGTGGAGATGACGCAAATTATTCTATTAGCAGCCAATGGATACGTGAAAACGTTGTTCCTATCATTCATGCGGCACATGGAGCATGTGCTGACCTTTATATAACAACTTCCAGACGAACGAACTCTGAAGCGGAAGAAGAGCTACTCTGTATTACAAGTAATGAAGCTCATGTTAGAATGCTGTTGTTGGCATCAAAAGATTCCATGAACCCTGTTCCTGGAATGATGAAGCTTTGTAATCGTGTCTTTTGTACAGAAGACTCTGTCTCTATGGCTTCAGAGGCTGTAACAGCAGGACATCGTGTTATATTAATGCGGGTTGAGCATAGAAAGGGAATAAGGGGAATGTTGCAACACATGAGCAAGCCCTTTTATTTGTGGGGAATTCCACGTTTTAACACACTTTTTGATGCTTTCAAAGAGAAAAGCTGTCTTGTGGAATATTCGCAGCAAGTTTTAGAAGAACAAAATGACTATAAAGGAACGACAGAATTTAATGAAGCACGGCGTGCAGCGTTGTGGATAATCAAGAGGTGGAAAGAATGAAAATCATTCAGCTTCTTCCTGAATTTTCTGAGGGGGGAGTTGAACGTCATGTTCTTGCGCTTTCAAATGAATTATCTAAAATGGGGCATACGGTGCTGGTTGTTTCTGGAGGAGGTAAGCTCCAGAAAAATCTAAAAAATGTTGAACATTGGGCTCTTCCTGTCTATCAAAAAAATCCGGCAACGGGTCTATATGCGGCAATAAAGATCGCGAACAGGGCGAAACAAGAAAAGTGGGATGTTATTCACGCACATTCTAGAGTTCCAGCGTGGATAGCGTGGTGGGCAAGTTGTTTCTCCGGGGTCCCTTTTGTTGTTACTGCCCATTCTACGTATTCTAAAAATATGG of Aminobacterium sp. MB27-C1 contains these proteins:
- the lpxB gene encoding lipid-A-disaccharide synthase — protein: MSIFISCGEPSGDYYAGLIIKALRESTEEPIVGMLGKEGIKATGTALWSIDQLSLMGSSDIVAAIPRLWRLKNTIASYIVREQPRRVIVIDSPDFHLPLVRTLRKKGFRNPVIYVAPPTVWAWRKKRVKALRRYCTFMLPLLGFEHRYLRDHNVPSVWVGHPFLDLKNFSFTDPSSNIIALLPGSRKSEVERLLPVLKECASQFHEMGYQPVFSIAPGLSSKIKKKMKEELHEWQFFEGNGKELMKQSCIVIGASGTVALEAMMVNRFMIVIYKGSWLSWRIYKNFVKTPWVSLPNIMAQEKIYPELLQEDASCKNIMKEATNYLQDRKVQQEKHEALKRARDDMGKPGALALWQKVILEGERQ
- a CDS encoding cdisaccharide synthetase; its protein translation is MISVTLLVNGPGELWGWCRPLAQELKRQKKHVTIWLLPCQFASGREAEAAVTIGADEVKGPYSATETLRALKNHQTDVVLQMGGDLLFGHHIARKRDVPLFCYTYGQKKGLHHCNAVFTAYEAMARQISSETIIVGDLVKEGVFMDEGPSPWQDEDGVKLVFFPGSRPAIRNKALPFLSEVTYLLREKIETLQVTTLLSPFSKIEEQKMWEDEGMNPSITGTGIVLKEADIALTQPGTNTLELMHMSVPTLVAVPFAFLREIPLSGIKSFITSLPTIGPAIKEKILRSKAAHRTTYLAWPNRLVKKQIMRESVGELHPSDVANELYDLWQNREAFEVQKTQLLKLSQQSRDMPSKSISAMIERLCVHE
- a CDS encoding ABC transporter ATP-binding protein — protein: MNKKHIYLRLLQYTRPYLPRLFAALGCMVLASAFTVIPPWLLKNVVDDVLIAKKMDVLNVLAIGLVAIFVGKGAASYGHQYLMNWVGQHVVMDLRVRLYDHMQRMSLRYIYGKRVGELMSRITNDVTVLQNMVTSVVVDLVVQGITFLGMLGFLIYINWRLTLMTFAILPLTFLILDHASKKLRIVGHTIQEELARLSAIVQEALSAIRIVRSFVTEDMENERFKGQNMSNFKALMHGVQVQSALSGIIEVILIAALAFILWVGGRDVIHGVLTPGELIAFLGYLGFLVQPIRVFTRVISSMQLGLAAGERIFSILDTPCEIHSPENPIPLGVIQGSIQMDDVWFAYTDEQWVLKGIFMEAKPGERVAIVGSTGGGKSTLMDLIPRFYDPSRGTVRIDGHDVKTLDLTELRKQIGIVPQDPVLMKGSLAFNISYGCPSATQEDIVRAAQIAGIHTFISSLPKGYETEIGERGITLSGGQRQRVAIARAIIRNPRILILDEATSSLDVAVESQIQEAMEKAMEGRTSFVIAHRLSTIRSADRILVLDKGCIAESGSHEELIKKGGIYRHLYELQFGGEINHESCS
- the lpxK gene encoding tetraacyldisaccharide 4'-kinase; protein product: MKVVRSYLEWARGERKVSPWSLLVPLTCVSHSFIRSRNFSFDHGLMASYEPSIPVISVGNITLGGTNKTPFVEMLSRHFYDTGINVGIVSRGYGGQTNEPVVIQGTSFDRNIVGDEPLLLASRLPYVPVAVSRDRLKDVEALQKYNVELIVADDAFQHRRLGRDVDIVLVDACCPFGNGRLVPAGILREPPSALKRAHIVVITKADQVSEKQLREVRQKLLRYVPEERLFTSRLELRCWSFWNGSWQDEIDFNVNRLPVVAFSAIGSPGSFRRTLEQQGLNVLKEMRFKDHHRFDYRDMERLIALKKELGASHLVCTEKDVYNLPESSLEEPLLVPIISTVIDEEERFWHLLSERLRPQLVVASNGYGEDAMGALLAQKVRKRFPLARVTSFPIVGKGEQYLNAGITVDSVTSDSPSGGVIKYHISDLIRDLKSGLVRHIFSQLKAWHKLRGQIRTPLCVGDVYLLLHTLWGQGQLPVLVATAKTVYLSGHWRLERFLLKHRCRRVWTRDAETASELVRSHADAIFAGNPIMDLTCDNTNGTFEWPGEKEVRVLLLPGSRKRAYHDMKLLLDAALILYDKVPCVFVAVIAPSLDIKQLVAAAPGWSLMENESGIEKNGLRVFFHFGTLVSAAARAHILLGLGGTANQVCAGLGVPVVSIYEKGKLVQKKLLGESEILVSPDPRVLADTAFDILSNPERRAAMSEEGKKRLGGPGALDNVVEYVAREYGWDLRCHVYKKISRNIKQGDDVYGSTDTSS
- the kdsA gene encoding 3-deoxy-8-phosphooctulonate synthase, which translates into the protein MVQPIPVHDFCIGEKKLTIIAGPCSLESLELGLEIGEKAKEICHRLGMNYIFKASYDKANRTSIHSYRGPGLEKGLSELAEIKEKLSVPVLTDIHESWQAEPVAEVADILQIPAFLCRQTDLLVAAAQTHRPLHVKKAQFLAPHDMKQVVEKCKEAGNDKVILCERGTTMGYNQLVVDMRSLVLMRNMGCPVVFDATHSVQMPGGKGTSSGGDRRFALPLARAAAAIGIDGLFIETHPDPSSAKSDGPNMVPLKKLEYFLSQIGDVWNLVENAIGKTDIDWAEEA
- a CDS encoding SIS domain-containing protein yields the protein MVCLPRERAGIELDDERLLSIGRNVLEQEALELSRKANELGIELVKAARTIHCSKGRLVVIGMGKSGLIGRKIAATLASLGTPSFFLHAAEASHGDLGMVCREDVGLFISNSGKTKEVVSLLPFFRRLGAPVISITGGTSSPLAKNSDIVLNSAVSREADPLNLAPTSSTTVQLAIGDAIAGMVTELRGLVEEDFALFHPGGSLGRRLLTKVEDVMGSGQKLPIVKQNVTVSDALFEMTSKGYGATVIVDAQEHLVGIFTDGDLRRLIERCGVECLESDVSSAMTQNPVTIEPGRLAAEAVRIMEEREISVIVIVRDKKPLGIIHLHELLKAGVA